The Osmerus eperlanus chromosome 25, fOsmEpe2.1, whole genome shotgun sequence genome contains a region encoding:
- the tesca gene encoding tescalcin a — MTVMGASQSTRIEDEFQDLADQTGFSLEQIVNLHKRFKQLSENEETISRENLERIPALEDNPIRAQIIEAFFDKRNLRQDAAGSLQEIGFAEFLMVMSHFRPLPPKVMTPEEREHLRRKKLRFLFNMHDTDNDGTITLEEYRKVVEDMLSKSGDMGLQTAEAITDAAMLEVSKINESHMGPDEVYDRITFEHFLEILKSLEIESKMHIRFLNMDTTTIRCGK; from the exons ATGACCGTAATGGGAGCTTCTCAGTCAACACGCATTGAAGACGAATTCCAGGATTTAGCCGATCAAACTGGAT tctctctggagcaGATTGTCAACCTTCACAAGAGATTTAAACAACTGAGTGAGAACGAGGAAACGATCAG TAGGGAGAACTTGGAGAGAATCCCTGCCTTGGAGGACAACCCAATCCGGGCTCAGATTATTGAAGCCTTTTTTGATAAAAG gAACCTGCGCCAGGACGCCGCAGGCTCCCTCCAGGAGATCGGCTTTGCAGAATTCCTCATGGTGATGTCACACTTCCGTCCGCTGCCCCCAAAGGTCATGACCCCTGAGGAGAGGGAGCACCTGAGGAGGAAGAAGCTACGCT TCCTGTTCAACATGCACGACACGGACAACGATGGCACCATCACTCTGGAGGAGTACAGGAAG GTGGTGGAAGACATGCTGTCTAAGAGTGGAGATATGGGGCTTCAAACCGCCGAAGCCATCACAGACGCGGCCATGTTGGAAGTGTCGAAAATCAACGAGAGTCACATG GGTCCCGATGAGGTCTATGACAGGATCACCTTCGAGCATTTCTTAGAG ATTCTGAAAAGTCTTGAAATCGAATCGAAGATGCACATCCGTTTTTTAAACATGGACACTACAACTATTCGTTGTGGAAAATGA
- the fbxo21 gene encoding F-box only protein 21: MATSVAVEGSSSINGIISEIKKLTDLPAELLEYILCFSVLKHVDICNVSCSCKRLHDVCHGRGKVWEHQYKLRWPRLQKYYRHNECCDWLKEYRTRHTVGLQIRRTVVSISKRFFTEVPCIGQVLGDSFAEIESLGAPEHFCVDELLSILNTDRSKSLTLKYYAKKILYFLRQQTILRSLKTFLELPPEQQSALEGAVLVDQYCNPLADVSLESISSQLDEITDKVQKMLKIKNPSHPSLRAGPGSCFSVKDLELQRQAVLALNSVLFEQLQYKGNEFDYYNPLNSYIHQVILRRTGIPISLSVVYLTLAKRLGVHLEPVNFPNHFLLRWCQKQAGSGDIYDFVYIDAFGRGKQLTAKECEYLIGHQVTADYYSAISTTEVLLRMVGNLLNIGKRGEGNEKSYQLLRDSLDLYLSINPDNVQYLLLQARLYFHLGIWPEKVLDILQHIQALDPSQHGAVGYLVQHTLEHIQHKKHPAEPEVKQRGAPEHLDVQFSVGLIMKHKRSGYNCVIYGWDPKCTMSQEWITTMRVNQLPSGPNQPFYNVLVQDGTCRYAAQENLEPHSAPLEIGHPEVGRYFSQFCESHYVANEDLQTRYPDDTVETLGTVAQLYHRPSPGHHSAATEPNSHLAMPV; the protein is encoded by the exons ATGGCGACGTCTGTAGCCGTAGAAGGGTCTTCAAGTATAAATGGGATTATTTCTGAGATCAAGAAACTGACAGACCTACCGGCTGAGTTGCTTGAATATATTTTGTGCTTCTCTGTCCTCAAACATGTCGACATTTGCAACGTGTCCTGCAGCTGCAAGCGGCTACACGACGTTTGCCATGGAAGGGGGAAGGTTTGGGAACACCAGTACAAACTCAG GTGGCCAAGGTTGCAGAAGTACTACCGCCATAACGAGTGCTGTGACTGGCTGAAGGAATACAGAACAAGACATACTGTCGGCTTGCAAATTAGAAGGACTGTTGTATCCATTTCCAAGCGGTTCTTCACCGAAGTC CCTTGCATTGGTCAGGTGCTGGGGGATAGCTTCGCTGAGATCGAGTCCCTCGGCGCACCAGAGCACTTCTGCGTTGACGAGCTGCTCTCCATTCTGAACACAGACAGGAG TAAAAGCCTGACGTTGAAGTATTATGCCAAGAAGATCCTGTACTTCTTGAGACAGCAGACTATCCTGCGAAGTCTGAAGACCTTCCTGGAGCTGCCGCCTGAACAGCAGTCAGCGCTGGAGG gtgcCGTGTTAGTGGACCAGTACTGCAACCCTCTGGCTGATGTGTCTCTGGAGAGCATCTCATCCCAGCTGGATGAGATCACAGACAAGGTCCAGAAGATGCTGAAGATCAAGAACCCTTCCCACCCCAGCCTCAGGGCCGGCCCAG GAAGCTGCTTCTCTGTGAAGGACCTGGAGCTCCAGAGACAGGCCGTGTTGGCTCTCAACTCCGTCCTGTTTGAGCAGCTACAGTACAAGGGCAACGAGTTTGACTACTACAACCCCCTCAACTCCTACATCCACCAG GTGATACTGCGGCGTACAGGGATTCCCATCAGTCTCTCTGTGGTGTACCTGACATTGGCCAAGAGGCTGGGCGTGCACCTGGAACCGGTCAACTTCCCCAACCACTTCCTGCTCCGCTGGTGCCAGAAACAAGCAGG GAGCGGAGACATCTATGACTTTGTGTACATCGACGCCTTTGGGAGGGGCAAGCAGCTGACGGCCAAGGAGTGCGAGTACCTCATCGGTCACCAGGTGACGGCGGACTACTACAGCGCCATCAGCACAACGGAGGTCCTGCTGCGCATGGTGGGAAACCTGCTGAACATCGgcaagagagg tgaggGGAATGAGAAGTCGTACCAACTCCTGAGGGACTCTCTGGACCTGTACCTCAGCATCAACCCAGACAACGTCCAGTATCTCCTACTGCAGGCTCGCCTCTACTTCCATCTGGGAATCTGGCCAGAGAAG GTGCTGGACATCCTGCAGCACATCCAGGCGTTGGACCCGTCCCAGCACGGTGCGGTGGGCTACCTGGTGCAGCACACCCTGGAGCACATCCAGCACAAGAAGCACCCGGCGGAGCCGGAGGTGAAGCAGCGCGGCGCCCCGGAGCACCTGGACGTCCAGTTCTCCGTAGGCCTCATCATGAAGCACAAGag ATCGGGCTACAATTGTGTCATCTATGGCTGGGACCCCAAGTGCACCATGAGCCAGGAGTGGATCACCACCATGAGGGTTAACCAGCTGCCCAGCGGACCCAACCAGCCCTTCTACAACGTTCTGGTGCAGGACGGGACCTGTCGCTACGCCGCCCAGG AGAACCTGGAGCCCCACTCGGCCCCTCTGGAAATAGGGCACCCGGAGGTGGGCCGCTACTTCTCCCAGTTCTGCGAGTCCCACTACGTAGCCAACGAGGACCTGCAGACGCGCTACCCAGACGACACGGTGGAGACCCTGGGCACCGTGGCCCAGCTCTACCACAGACCCAGTCCCGGGCACCACAGTGCTGCCACAGAACCAAACAGCCACCTGGCCATGCCCGTGTAG